Proteins found in one Halobaculum sp. MBLA0147 genomic segment:
- a CDS encoding endonuclease/exonuclease/phosphatase family protein: protein MTDTSRSADDPTEPPLDDAHDDADGPVLAADVPPVPDAAVRIVTYNVRYAQLDEGAAAWDDRRERVAAQLRALAPDAVALQECWYGQLEDLLDRLDGYEAVAFPDENGAHTPILVQAGRLGVVDGGVYGVAPDGELGVVAWDASYPRVVTRATLRVREPAAETEGEETTPTLDLHSVHLDHEGAEARREGARVVCERLADGPAVVAGDCNCLPDSPPYRVFTEEYGLADSRAVAASVAGPAETYVGFGGRAVDEDGAPRAKRLDYAFCRGVSVRAHRTVQSARPPAERPSDHRPVVVDLRIDGDSS from the coding sequence GTGACAGACACGTCGCGGTCGGCCGACGACCCCACAGAGCCACCACTCGACGACGCCCACGACGACGCCGACGGGCCAGTGCTCGCCGCCGACGTGCCGCCGGTGCCGGACGCCGCCGTCCGGATCGTGACGTACAACGTCCGGTACGCGCAGTTGGACGAGGGAGCGGCCGCGTGGGACGACCGCCGCGAACGCGTCGCCGCACAACTGCGGGCGCTCGCCCCCGACGCCGTCGCGCTCCAGGAGTGTTGGTACGGACAACTGGAGGACCTACTCGACCGCCTCGACGGCTACGAGGCCGTCGCCTTCCCCGACGAGAACGGCGCACACACGCCGATCCTGGTGCAGGCGGGGCGTCTCGGCGTCGTGGACGGCGGCGTCTACGGGGTCGCACCGGACGGCGAACTCGGAGTCGTCGCGTGGGACGCCAGCTACCCGCGAGTCGTGACGCGGGCCACCCTCCGAGTCCGTGAGCCCGCCGCCGAGACGGAGGGGGAGGAGACGACTCCGACACTCGACCTCCACTCGGTCCACTTAGACCACGAGGGTGCCGAGGCGCGCCGCGAGGGGGCACGGGTGGTCTGCGAGCGACTCGCCGACGGGCCGGCGGTCGTCGCCGGCGACTGCAACTGTCTCCCGGACTCCCCGCCGTACCGCGTGTTCACAGAGGAGTACGGCCTCGCGGACTCGCGTGCGGTAGCCGCCTCGGTCGCCGGACCGGCGGAGACGTACGTCGGCTTCGGCGGCAGGGCGGTCGACGAGGACGGGGCGCCACGGGCGAAGCGACTCGACTACGCGTTCTGTCGTGGCGTCTCCGTCCGCGCCCATCGGACCGTCCAGAGCGCCCGCCCGCCGGCCGAGCGCCCCTCCGACCACCGGCCGGTGGTCGTCGACCTCCGAATCGACGGCGACTCGTCGTAG
- a CDS encoding DUF2087 domain-containing protein has protein sequence MTHALTYDRDPAAVFADCRDRGRLPRNDALELIVLERLLDDADVTVGETYQKAALNDRLDDAFDDATVRRELVNLGYLQYDNTTNEYTVVKTRLSEAEIRDTTRLADHARDLGVLD, from the coding sequence GTGACACACGCACTCACGTACGACCGGGACCCGGCGGCGGTCTTCGCCGACTGCCGAGACCGGGGGCGGCTCCCGCGCAACGACGCCTTGGAGTTGATCGTCCTCGAACGACTGCTCGACGACGCCGACGTGACCGTCGGCGAGACGTACCAGAAGGCCGCGCTGAACGACCGCCTCGACGACGCCTTCGACGACGCGACGGTCCGCCGCGAACTAGTGAACCTCGGTTACCTCCAGTACGACAACACGACCAACGAGTACACCGTCGTCAAGACGCGCCTCTCGGAGGCCGAGATCCGGGACACGACGCGACTCGCCGACCACGCGCGTGATCTCGGGGTACTCGACTGA
- a CDS encoding RNA-binding protein, with translation MDVKSRHHLRSDEIDEIRERLADRLGVTLDADSFELVELTDSPFDLVLVDDEPAVLYVDEDPFLTVRGANEYPPETGTVTVDAGAVSFVSDGADVMRPGITEADDGIAEGDLVVIAEESHGKVLAVGRALVDGDEMAGDEGKVVESVHHVGDELYEFAV, from the coding sequence ATGGACGTGAAGTCGCGTCACCACCTCCGGTCGGACGAGATCGACGAGATCCGCGAGCGACTCGCCGACCGGCTCGGGGTGACACTCGACGCCGACAGCTTCGAACTGGTGGAGTTGACCGACTCGCCGTTCGACCTGGTGCTCGTCGACGACGAGCCGGCCGTGTTGTACGTCGACGAGGACCCGTTCCTCACCGTCCGCGGGGCCAACGAGTACCCCCCGGAGACGGGGACCGTCACCGTCGACGCGGGCGCGGTGTCGTTCGTCTCCGACGGCGCCGACGTGATGCGCCCGGGGATCACCGAGGCCGACGACGGGATCGCCGAGGGGGATCTGGTCGTGATCGCCGAGGAGAGCCACGGGAAGGTGCTCGCCGTCGGCCGCGCGCTCGTCGACGGCGACGAGATGGCCGGCGACGAAGGGAAGGTCGTCGAGTCCGTCCACCACGTCGGCGACGAGCTGTACGAGTTCGCGGTCTGA
- the menD gene encoding 2-succinyl-5-enolpyruvyl-6-hydroxy-3-cyclohexene-1-carboxylic-acid synthase — protein sequence MTGTDPNRNTLWGRAVAEELVAGGVSAVCVTPGSRSTPLTVAVARHEDLHVFSHLDERSAAYFALGRARRTGEPTPLICTSGTAAANYYPAVMEADRARVPLLALTADRPPELRDSGANQTADQEKLFGDAVRWYRDLPEPEATERKLRRLRTDVARAVRESTGTPAGPVHLNVPFRKPLEPTRVPDDVPADLEEVAAHGRVEGRERSPYVATTEGHVTLDDRDVAAVAEALSVERGLIVAGPADPPGPDPEAITTLAHRTGFPVLADPLSGLRFGSATRVAPICGGYDGYLAGDATADWPDPEVVFRFGASPTSKPLRRYLAAADADQLVVDPAGGWREAEFTATDLIVADPSRLAVAAARRVSGPDSTAWRTRWETAEAAHWETVADEERPFEGRVLADVAELAPEPTTLFVSNSMPVRDLDRFAEPAARSLTVLGNRGVSGIDGITSTALGAGSATTDDLTLVTGDLAYYHDTNGLLALGRCDVDATVVVINNDGGGIFHMLPIEAFDPPFTEQFVTPHGLDFAATAELYDLSFARVDGEDRDEFRELYEEATTSDGSHVIEVQTDAEASHRVREELTRATADAVRERIDGD from the coding sequence ATGACCGGCACGGATCCGAACCGGAACACGCTGTGGGGCCGCGCCGTCGCGGAGGAACTCGTCGCGGGGGGCGTCTCGGCCGTCTGTGTCACGCCCGGCTCGCGCTCGACACCGTTGACGGTCGCCGTCGCGCGCCACGAGGACCTCCACGTCTTCTCACACCTCGACGAGCGCTCGGCGGCGTACTTCGCGCTGGGTCGAGCCCGTCGCACCGGCGAGCCGACGCCGCTGATCTGTACCTCCGGCACCGCCGCCGCCAACTACTACCCGGCCGTGATGGAAGCCGACCGAGCCCGCGTCCCACTGCTCGCACTGACGGCCGACCGCCCACCCGAGTTGCGCGACTCCGGCGCGAACCAGACTGCCGACCAGGAGAAACTGTTCGGCGACGCCGTCCGCTGGTACCGCGACCTCCCGGAACCGGAGGCCACCGAGCGGAAACTCCGCCGTCTCCGGACGGACGTGGCGCGTGCCGTCCGCGAGTCCACCGGCACCCCCGCAGGTCCAGTCCACCTCAACGTCCCGTTCCGGAAGCCGCTCGAACCGACGCGGGTCCCCGACGACGTGCCCGCGGACCTCGAGGAGGTGGCCGCACACGGTCGTGTCGAGGGGCGCGAGCGCAGCCCGTACGTCGCGACCACGGAGGGGCACGTCACACTCGACGACCGCGACGTGGCCGCGGTCGCGGAGGCGCTGTCCGTCGAACGCGGGTTGATCGTCGCCGGGCCAGCGGACCCGCCGGGTCCCGATCCGGAGGCGATCACCACACTCGCCCACCGGACCGGGTTCCCGGTGCTCGCGGACCCGCTCTCGGGACTCCGGTTCGGCTCCGCGACCCGCGTCGCGCCGATCTGTGGGGGCTACGACGGCTACCTCGCCGGCGACGCGACCGCCGACTGGCCCGATCCCGAGGTCGTCTTCCGCTTCGGAGCCTCGCCCACCTCGAAGCCGCTGCGGCGCTACCTGGCAGCGGCCGACGCCGACCAGTTGGTCGTCGACCCCGCCGGTGGGTGGCGCGAGGCGGAGTTCACCGCCACGGATCTGATCGTCGCGGACCCCTCGCGGCTCGCCGTCGCCGCGGCGCGTCGCGTGAGCGGCCCCGACTCGACGGCGTGGCGGACCCGCTGGGAGACGGCCGAGGCGGCCCACTGGGAGACCGTCGCGGACGAGGAGCGCCCGTTCGAGGGGCGCGTGCTCGCGGACGTGGCCGAGTTGGCGCCGGAGCCGACGACGCTGTTCGTCTCGAACTCGATGCCGGTGCGTGATCTCGACCGCTTCGCCGAACCCGCGGCGCGCTCGCTCACCGTCCTGGGGAACCGCGGCGTCTCGGGGATCGACGGGATCACCTCCACCGCGCTCGGGGCGGGGTCGGCGACGACGGACGACCTCACGCTCGTGACGGGCGACTTGGCGTACTACCACGACACGAACGGGCTGCTCGCGCTCGGCCGGTGTGACGTGGATGCGACGGTGGTGGTGATCAACAACGACGGCGGTGGGATCTTCCACATGCTCCCCATCGAGGCGTTCGACCCGCCGTTCACCGAGCAGTTCGTCACGCCACACGGCCTCGACTTCGCTGCGACGGCGGAACTGTACGACCTCTCGTTCGCCCGCGTCGACGGCGAGGACCGCGACGAGTTCCGCGAACTGTACGAGGAGGCGACGACGAGCGACGGGAGTCACGTGATCGAGGTCCAGACGGACGCCGAGGCGAGTCACCGCGTCCGCGAGGAGTTGACGCGTGCGACCGCCGACGCCGTCCGCGAGCGGATCGACGGGGACTGA
- a CDS encoding MFS transporter, producing the protein MESLRTRFGLGSDEALSWALYDWANSAFATTVLAAVFPIYYESVIGGGLPGNLASVYYGYTTAIGLALVALASPVLGAVADHYRAKKRFLGAFVALGVVATAGLYTTGPGDVLLASGLFVVANVGFAGANVFYDSLLSHVDTGDIDALSTAGYALGYVGGGLLLVVNLAWVLRPATFGFPGTRAATRAALLSVAVWWTVFSVPLFLRVSEPDPGDGSRTTTRGTPVVTGFARLRTTLGDVRENRDLLLFLGAFLLYADGIGTIIRMASVYGSEIGIGQTGIVGALVLVQFLGVPFAFAFGSLPRRRLPVLGGIEMSTKRALYVGLAVYTGISVGGFFMTETWHFWVLAAAVATVQGGTQALSRSLYATLVPDTQSSEFFSFFSISSKFAGIAGPALFAFVGQLTGSSRFSIVALVVFFVGGAVLLSRVDVETGRATAREIEAAANRSGDGAAGGPAGVGDS; encoded by the coding sequence ATGGAGTCACTGCGGACGCGGTTCGGACTCGGATCGGACGAGGCGCTCTCGTGGGCACTGTACGACTGGGCGAACTCCGCGTTCGCGACCACCGTCCTGGCGGCCGTGTTCCCCATCTACTACGAGTCGGTGATCGGCGGCGGGCTCCCGGGGAACCTCGCGTCGGTGTACTACGGGTACACGACCGCGATCGGACTCGCGTTGGTCGCGCTCGCCTCGCCGGTGTTGGGCGCCGTCGCGGATCACTACCGAGCGAAGAAGCGGTTCCTCGGTGCGTTCGTGGCGTTGGGTGTGGTCGCGACCGCCGGCCTCTACACGACCGGTCCCGGCGACGTGCTCCTCGCGTCCGGGCTGTTCGTCGTCGCCAACGTCGGCTTCGCCGGCGCGAACGTGTTCTACGACTCGCTGCTGTCACACGTCGACACGGGTGACATCGACGCACTGTCGACGGCAGGGTACGCGCTCGGGTACGTCGGTGGTGGCCTCCTCCTCGTGGTGAACCTCGCGTGGGTGTTGCGACCGGCTACGTTCGGATTTCCGGGGACACGGGCGGCCACGAGAGCGGCCCTCCTCTCCGTCGCCGTCTGGTGGACGGTGTTCTCCGTCCCGCTGTTCCTCCGCGTGTCCGAACCGGATCCCGGCGACGGTTCGCGGACGACGACACGGGGGACCCCGGTGGTAACCGGCTTCGCGCGACTCCGGACGACACTCGGCGACGTACGGGAGAACCGCGACCTCCTGCTGTTCCTCGGGGCGTTCCTGTTGTACGCCGACGGCATCGGGACGATCATCCGGATGGCGAGCGTCTACGGCTCCGAGATCGGGATCGGACAGACTGGCATCGTCGGTGCCCTCGTGTTGGTACAGTTCCTCGGGGTCCCGTTCGCGTTCGCCTTCGGATCGCTCCCACGGCGGCGACTCCCCGTCCTCGGTGGGATCGAGATGTCGACCAAACGAGCGTTGTACGTCGGGTTGGCGGTGTACACCGGAATCTCCGTCGGTGGGTTCTTCATGACGGAGACGTGGCACTTCTGGGTGTTGGCGGCCGCGGTCGCGACGGTGCAGGGTGGGACACAGGCCTTGTCGCGGTCGCTGTACGCGACGTTGGTACCCGACACACAGTCTTCGGAGTTCTTCAGCTTCTTCTCCATCTCCTCGAAGTTCGCGGGTATCGCCGGTCCGGCGCTGTTCGCCTTCGTCGGCCAGCTCACGGGGTCGAGTCGCTTCAGCATCGTCGCCTTGGTCGTCTTCTTCGTCGGTGGTGCGGTCCTGTTGTCGCGCGTCGACGTGGAGACGGGCCGTGCGACCGCACGCGAGATCGAGGCGGCGGCGAACCGGAGTGGCGACGGCGCGGCCGGCGGCCCAGCCGGGGTGGGTGACTCGTGA
- a CDS encoding mRNA surveillance protein pelota — MRTEPRGYGEDGRERRLVVPETTDDLWHLSHVLEPGDLVEGDTTRRIQRQDDDLRDTGGEREHIHVTIAVSDVEFARFANRLRVGGEIVDASREDQIGHHHTLNVEANTEITVEKEFKADQTERLAEAAAATDAPEVAVATVEEGAAAVHLVKEYGTEEYVSLTKPTGKGEFARPREELFAELGDALARLDVEAVILAGPGFTKRDALDYFEEEYTDLADGISTVDTSGIGDRGVHEVLKRGAVDEVREETRIAREAELIDALTERIAEGAKATYGPEATMEAAEFGAVETLLLLDERLRSERRDEGDWEIDANELIQTVEQQGGDVTVFSAEFQPGQQLSNLGGVAALLRYRLE; from the coding sequence ATGAGAACGGAGCCGCGCGGCTACGGCGAGGACGGCCGCGAGCGACGACTGGTCGTCCCCGAGACGACCGACGACCTGTGGCACCTCTCGCACGTGTTGGAGCCGGGCGATCTGGTGGAGGGTGACACGACCCGCCGCATCCAGCGGCAGGACGACGACCTCCGCGACACCGGCGGCGAGCGCGAACACATACACGTCACCATCGCCGTCTCGGACGTGGAGTTCGCCCGGTTCGCCAACCGTCTGCGTGTCGGCGGCGAGATCGTCGACGCCTCCCGCGAGGACCAGATCGGTCACCACCACACGCTCAACGTCGAGGCGAACACGGAGATCACCGTCGAGAAGGAGTTCAAAGCCGACCAGACGGAGCGCCTCGCGGAGGCGGCGGCGGCGACGGACGCCCCCGAGGTCGCCGTCGCGACCGTCGAGGAGGGCGCCGCCGCAGTCCACCTCGTGAAGGAGTACGGCACGGAGGAGTACGTCTCCCTGACGAAACCCACCGGCAAGGGTGAGTTCGCTCGCCCACGTGAGGAGCTGTTCGCGGAGTTGGGCGACGCGCTGGCGCGGTTGGACGTGGAGGCGGTGATCCTCGCCGGGCCGGGGTTCACGAAGCGGGACGCACTGGACTACTTCGAGGAGGAGTACACGGATCTCGCCGACGGGATCAGTACCGTCGACACCTCGGGGATCGGCGACCGGGGTGTCCACGAGGTGCTGAAACGCGGTGCGGTCGACGAGGTGCGCGAGGAGACGCGGATCGCCCGCGAGGCGGAGTTGATCGACGCGTTGACCGAGCGGATCGCCGAGGGGGCGAAGGCGACGTACGGCCCCGAGGCGACGATGGAGGCCGCGGAGTTCGGCGCGGTCGAGACGCTGTTGTTGCTCGACGAGCGGCTCCGCTCGGAGCGGCGCGACGAGGGGGACTGGGAGATCGACGCCAACGAGCTGATCCAGACGGTCGAACAGCAGGGCGGCGACGTGACGGTGTTCTCCGCGGAGTTCCAGCCCGGCCAGCAGTTGTCGAACCTCGGTGGGGTGGCGGCGCTGTTGCGGTACCGGTTGGAGTGA
- a CDS encoding cell surface protein translates to MPRVELNVPEHLEMQIAQMVEEGEFVDREEAIEELLSTGLKAFKTSGPQDEEPGEPSGFEDDGMMGHDDEYVF, encoded by the coding sequence ATGCCGAGAGTCGAGCTGAACGTTCCGGAGCACTTGGAGATGCAGATCGCGCAGATGGTGGAGGAGGGGGAGTTCGTGGATCGCGAAGAGGCGATCGAGGAACTGCTCTCCACGGGGCTGAAGGCGTTCAAGACGAGCGGTCCCCAAGACGAGGAACCCGGCGAGCCGAGCGGGTTCGAAGACGACGGGATGATGGGCCACGACGACGAGTACGTCTTCTGA
- a CDS encoding AAA family ATPase — MTDDGSRIFLAPYANEAAYSNFEKTVIEGEAATDLAELTDKTFHSDTVRLWGTTVSSWDDITPGDFLLFYREGEYRHAARVNDKEINEEIGRRVWPNHDEDDPWTKLLYLDDPVEINADSRAVHDMAGYENSYVIGFQPLNDQGVETIRDRFGSVEQFVYWSPDGSPEVFDRETDSAETDDREQRQLDDALERTRSIDVTETPSLSVSDAVLDGLYFPEEMAERIVGEINDALRAGKHVIFVGPPGTGKTEIARAVASELAAAHPEYYTGSQTTTATADWSTFETVGGYMPEEGTGEELSFSPGQVLSCFRADGRQRNDILVIDEINRADIDKSFGQLFTLLSGQDVQLPFTVEGTQVAVRPGDDWDGPLEPHEFVMPASWRLFGTMNSYDKTSLYEMSYAFMRRFAFVQVGIPEAETTDEWRQLVAAYAETWSMKPSESVVADVADVWRVANETTERQIGPALIRDVLAHVGEDGGREALTSAVAAYVFPQFEGLRDRDEVVRELAALDGVDRDRLLARAREFLQVSPDG; from the coding sequence ATGACCGACGACGGCTCTCGGATCTTCCTCGCTCCCTACGCCAACGAGGCGGCGTACTCGAACTTCGAGAAGACGGTGATCGAGGGGGAAGCCGCGACGGACCTCGCCGAGTTGACAGACAAGACGTTCCACAGCGACACCGTCCGACTCTGGGGGACGACCGTCTCTTCGTGGGACGACATCACGCCTGGAGACTTCCTGCTGTTCTACAGGGAGGGGGAGTACAGACACGCGGCGCGTGTCAACGACAAGGAGATCAACGAGGAGATCGGGCGTCGCGTCTGGCCGAACCACGACGAAGACGACCCGTGGACGAAGCTGTTGTACCTCGACGATCCGGTGGAGATCAACGCCGACTCGCGTGCGGTCCACGACATGGCAGGCTACGAGAACAGCTACGTCATCGGGTTCCAGCCGCTGAACGACCAGGGTGTCGAGACGATCCGGGATCGGTTCGGCTCCGTCGAACAGTTCGTCTACTGGTCTCCCGACGGCTCGCCGGAGGTGTTCGACAGAGAGACGGACAGCGCAGAGACGGACGACCGCGAACAACGACAGTTGGACGACGCGCTCGAGCGCACCCGGTCGATCGACGTGACCGAGACACCATCACTCTCCGTGTCGGACGCGGTCCTCGACGGGTTGTACTTCCCCGAGGAGATGGCCGAGCGGATCGTCGGCGAGATCAACGACGCGCTCCGTGCCGGCAAGCACGTCATCTTCGTCGGGCCGCCGGGGACCGGGAAGACCGAGATCGCGCGGGCCGTCGCGTCGGAACTGGCGGCGGCACACCCAGAGTACTACACCGGGTCACAGACGACGACCGCCACCGCCGACTGGTCCACGTTCGAGACAGTCGGCGGGTACATGCCCGAGGAGGGCACCGGCGAGGAGCTGTCGTTCTCTCCCGGACAGGTGCTGTCGTGTTTCCGCGCCGACGGGCGACAGCGTAACGACATCCTCGTCATCGACGAGATCAACCGCGCGGACATCGACAAGTCGTTCGGCCAACTGTTCACGCTGCTCTCGGGGCAGGACGTGCAGTTGCCGTTCACCGTCGAGGGAACGCAGGTCGCGGTGCGACCGGGAGACGACTGGGACGGACCGCTGGAACCACACGAGTTCGTGATGCCGGCATCGTGGCGACTGTTCGGGACGATGAACTCCTACGACAAGACCTCGCTGTACGAGATGTCGTACGCCTTCATGCGGCGGTTCGCGTTCGTCCAAGTCGGGATTCCGGAAGCCGAGACGACGGATGAGTGGCGCCAGTTGGTCGCGGCGTACGCAGAGACGTGGTCGATGAAGCCAAGCGAGTCGGTCGTCGCCGACGTTGCCGACGTGTGGCGTGTCGCGAACGAGACGACGGAACGGCAGATCGGCCCGGCGCTCATCCGCGACGTACTCGCACACGTCGGGGAGGATGGCGGTCGCGAGGCACTGACGAGTGCCGTCGCAGCGTACGTCTTCCCGCAGTTCGAGGGACTTAGAGACAGAGACGAAGTCGTCAGGGAGTTGGCAGCACTGGACGGCGTCGACCGCGACCGACTCCTGGCCCGTGCTCGCGAGTTCCTGCAGGTGAGCCCCGATGGATAG
- a CDS encoding UPF0058 family protein, protein MHKDELLELHEQMVTIMEQFRDHDDVDGSLFDPYDELEVDPSHVHKSKSEHKHAVFVLGNALATAMSEDEFSNAGRVGKRMEELAEDAEDKV, encoded by the coding sequence ATGCACAAGGACGAACTGCTGGAGCTCCACGAACAGATGGTGACGATCATGGAGCAGTTCCGCGACCACGACGACGTCGACGGGTCGCTGTTCGACCCGTACGACGAGTTGGAGGTCGACCCCTCGCACGTCCACAAGTCCAAGAGCGAACACAAACACGCCGTCTTCGTCCTCGGGAACGCCCTCGCGACGGCGATGTCCGAAGACGAGTTCTCGAACGCCGGCCGCGTCGGCAAGCGGATGGAGGAACTCGCCGAGGACGCCGAAGACAAGGTCTGA
- a CDS encoding DUF5804 family protein has product MTTVCLVGDADTDLRRELLSRETAREALLPYDLYSPFANTVALDTVSLGAAVALCNDLDWYLVRFVDDVLIREPSVDDAEWLSRELAEAIRNERVAPADTGRHLRVYGRREDRLLDPMYLARTHDTHPSYDLHDVDDTVVVRVTESEFSDPD; this is encoded by the coding sequence GTGACGACAGTGTGTCTCGTCGGCGACGCCGACACGGACCTGCGGCGCGAACTCCTCTCGCGGGAGACGGCACGCGAGGCGTTGCTCCCGTACGATCTCTACAGTCCCTTCGCGAACACGGTGGCGTTAGACACCGTGAGTCTCGGCGCGGCGGTGGCGCTGTGTAACGACCTCGACTGGTACCTCGTGCGGTTCGTCGACGACGTGTTGATCCGGGAGCCCAGTGTCGACGACGCGGAGTGGCTCTCGCGGGAGCTGGCGGAGGCGATCCGCAACGAACGCGTCGCACCCGCCGACACCGGGCGGCACCTGCGGGTGTACGGCCGCCGCGAGGATCGCCTGCTCGACCCGATGTACCTCGCACGGACGCACGACACCCACCCGAGCTACGACCTCCACGACGTCGACGACACCGTCGTCGTCCGCGTCACCGAGAGCGAGTTCTCCGACCCCGACTGA
- the rqcH gene encoding ribosome rescue protein RqcH, whose amino-acid sequence MDQKREMTSVDIAAVVGELSRYEGAKVDKAYLYGDDLVRLKLRHYDHGRVELLLEVGDRKRVHVSDPDRVPAAPDRPPEFAKTLRSRMAGGELAGVSQFEFDRIVRLEFTRPDGDTTLVTELFGDGNVAVLDEHGEVLRSLETVRLKSRTVAPGATYEYPASRIHPLEVSFERFRAEMADSDTDVVRTLATQLNFGGLYGEEICTRAGVEKTLDIADATDEQFRALYDAVDRLGERLRAGELEPRLYEDDGTVVDVTPLPLEEHAALDATAFDDFDAALDEYYHRLDADDESGDDDTKPQRPDFESEIAKQERIVEQQRGAIEDFEAQAEAERERAEALYANYDLADEVLTTVREAREAGESWDDIEETLAAGAERGIAAAEAVTGVDGSEGTVTVALGDTTATLRVADGVEKNADRLYREAKRVEEKKEGAQAAIEDTLEELEAVKERKRRWEEADGVPDDEVAESSDEDDDAEEGETDWLSEPSIPLRTTDEWYEEFRWFHTSDDFLVIGGRNADQNEAIVKKYLSSNDLFFHSQAHGGPVTVLKATGPSEPSRDVEIPEQSRREAAQFAVSYSSVWKDGRGAGDAYVVTPDQVSKTPESGEYLEKGGFAIRGDRTYFRDVPARVAIGVQAEDVTRVIGGPPSAVEERAATTIELEPGRFAQNDAAVKCYRELKSRFADQSFVRKVASADRIQEFLPPGGSDLLGV is encoded by the coding sequence ATGGACCAGAAGCGCGAGATGACCAGCGTCGACATCGCGGCCGTCGTCGGGGAACTCTCCCGCTACGAGGGCGCGAAGGTCGACAAGGCGTACCTCTACGGCGACGACCTGGTGCGGCTGAAACTGCGCCACTACGACCACGGGCGCGTCGAGTTGCTGCTGGAGGTGGGCGACCGCAAGCGGGTGCACGTCTCCGATCCGGACCGTGTCCCCGCCGCGCCGGACCGCCCGCCGGAGTTCGCCAAGACCCTCCGGTCGCGGATGGCCGGCGGCGAGTTGGCCGGCGTCTCCCAGTTCGAGTTCGACCGGATCGTCCGGTTGGAGTTCACCCGCCCCGACGGAGACACCACGCTCGTCACCGAGCTGTTCGGCGACGGCAACGTCGCGGTGTTGGACGAACACGGCGAGGTGTTGCGGAGTCTCGAGACCGTCCGGCTGAAGTCCCGGACGGTGGCGCCGGGGGCGACCTACGAGTACCCCGCCTCGCGCATCCACCCGCTGGAGGTGTCCTTCGAGCGGTTCCGTGCCGAGATGGCCGACTCCGACACCGACGTGGTGCGGACGCTCGCCACCCAACTCAACTTCGGTGGGCTGTACGGCGAAGAGATCTGTACACGGGCGGGGGTCGAGAAGACGCTGGACATCGCCGACGCGACCGACGAGCAGTTCCGGGCGCTGTACGACGCCGTCGACCGGCTGGGCGAGCGGCTGCGGGCCGGCGAGTTGGAGCCGCGACTGTACGAGGACGACGGCACCGTCGTCGACGTGACGCCGCTCCCGCTGGAGGAACACGCCGCCCTCGACGCGACGGCGTTCGACGACTTCGACGCCGCCCTCGACGAGTACTACCACCGACTCGACGCGGACGACGAGAGCGGCGACGACGACACGAAACCCCAGCGGCCGGACTTCGAGTCGGAGATCGCCAAACAGGAGCGGATCGTCGAGCAACAACGGGGTGCCATCGAGGACTTCGAGGCGCAAGCGGAGGCGGAACGCGAGCGGGCGGAGGCGCTGTACGCCAACTACGACCTCGCGGACGAGGTGTTGACGACGGTCCGCGAGGCGCGCGAGGCCGGCGAGTCGTGGGACGACATCGAGGAGACGCTCGCGGCGGGCGCCGAACGCGGCATCGCGGCCGCCGAGGCGGTCACGGGCGTGGACGGCTCCGAGGGGACCGTGACGGTCGCGTTGGGCGACACGACGGCGACACTGCGCGTGGCCGACGGCGTCGAGAAGAACGCCGACCGGCTCTACCGCGAGGCGAAACGCGTCGAGGAGAAGAAGGAGGGCGCACAGGCGGCCATCGAGGACACCCTCGAGGAACTGGAGGCGGTGAAGGAACGCAAGCGGCGCTGGGAGGAGGCCGACGGCGTGCCGGACGACGAGGTCGCGGAGTCGAGCGACGAGGACGACGACGCCGAGGAGGGGGAGACGGACTGGCTCTCGGAGCCGTCGATCCCGCTGCGGACGACCGACGAGTGGTACGAGGAGTTCCGGTGGTTCCACACCTCCGACGACTTCCTCGTGATCGGCGGCCGCAACGCCGACCAGAACGAGGCGATCGTGAAGAAGTACCTCTCCAGCAACGACCTGTTCTTCCACTCGCAGGCCCACGGCGGGCCGGTGACGGTGTTGAAGGCCACCGGCCCGAGCGAGCCGTCGCGCGACGTGGAGATTCCCGAACAGAGTCGCCGCGAGGCGGCGCAGTTCGCGGTGTCGTACTCCTCGGTGTGGAAGGACGGTCGTGGTGCCGGCGACGCCTACGTCGTCACGCCGGACCAGGTGTCGAAGACCCCCGAGAGCGGGGAGTACCTGGAGAAGGGTGGGTTCGCGATCCGCGGGGACCGGACGTACTTCCGCGACGTGCCCGCGCGGGTGGCGATCGGCGTGCAGGCGGAGGACGTGACCCGCGTGATCGGTGGACCGCCGAGCGCCGTCGAGGAGCGCGCAGCGACGACGATCGAACTGGAGCCGGGGCGGTTCGCGCAGAACGACGCCGCGGTGAAGTGTTACCGCGAGCTCAAGTCCCGGTTCGCCGACCAGTCGTTCGTCCGGAAGGTCGCCTCCGCCGACCGCATCCAGGAGTTCCTCCCGCCGGGTGGCAGCGACCTGCTCGGGGTGTAG